The Lycium barbarum isolate Lr01 chromosome 9, ASM1917538v2, whole genome shotgun sequence genome has a segment encoding these proteins:
- the LOC132609636 gene encoding elongation factor Tu, mitochondrial, whose translation MASVAFRNPNSKRVLSLSPQIYSSCSRVSTQFSLSEAINANETTTNLSNPWWRSMATFTRTKPHVNVGTIGHVDHGKTTLTAAITRVLAEEGKAKAIAFDEIDKAPEEKKRGITIATAHVEYETAKRHYAHVDCPGHADYVKNMITGAAQMDGGILVVSAPDGPMPQTKEHILLARQVGVPSLVCFLNKVDAVDDPELLELVEMELRELLSFYKFPGDEIPIIRGSALSALQGTNEEIGKKAILKLMDAVDEYIPDPVRQLDKPFLMPVEDVFSIQGRGTVATGRIEQGTIKVGEDVEILGLMQGTLKSTVTGVEMFKKILDNGQAGDNVGLLLRGLKREDITRGMVIAKPGSVKTSKKFEAEIYVLTKDEGGRHTAFFSNYRPQFYMRTADITGKVELPENVKMVMPGDNVTATFELISPVPLETGQRFALREGGRTVGAGVVSKVLS comes from the exons ATGGCGTCAGTCGCATTCAGAAATCCAAATTCGAAGCGCGTGTTATCACTCTCCCCTCAAATCTACTCATCATGCTCTAGAGTTTCCACTCAGTTTTCACTCTCCGAGGCTATAAATGCAAATGAAACAACTACTAATCTCTCTAATCCATGGTGGAGATCCATGGCCACTTTCACTCGAAC AAAACCTCATGTAAATGTGGGAACTATCGGCCACGTTGATCATGGGAAGACTACTCTTACTGCTGCAATCACAAGG GTCCTAGCAGAAGAAGGAAAGGCCAAGGCGATTGCATTTGATGAAATCGACAAAGCCCCTGAAGAGAAAAAGAGAGGAATTACTATTGCCACA GCCCATGTGGAGTATGAGACTGCTAAAAGACATTATGCTCATGTTGATTGCCCAGGACACGCAGATTACGTTAAA AATATGATTACTGGAGCTGCCCAAATGGACGGTGGTATCCTAGTTGTATCTGCTCCAGATGGACCTATGCCACAAACAAAGGAGCATATTCTTCTTGCCCGCCAG GTCGGTGTACCGTCACTTGTCTGCTTTTTAAACAAAGTTGATGCTGTTGATGATCCTGAGCTGCTGGAACTTGTTGAAATGGAGCTTCGGG AACTGCTTAGTTTCTACAAGTTTCCTGGGGATGAAATTCCTATCATCCGTggttcagctctttctgctttaCAGGGAACAAATGAAGAAATTGGAAAGAAAGCTATTTTAAAGTTAATGGACGCTGTAGATGAATACATTCCAGATCCAGTGCGTCAACTTGATAAACCATTCTTAATGCCAGTAGAAGATGTATTCTCAATTCAG GGACGTGGAACTGTTGCTACTGGCCGTATTGAACAGGGAACAATAAAGGTTGGAGAGGATGTGGAGATTTTAGGGCTGATGCAG GGCACTTTAAAATCTACAGTGACTGGTGTTGAAATGTTCAAGAAGATCTTGGATAATGGTCAA GCTGGTGATAATGTCGGGCTTCTTCTACGTGGCTTAAAACGAGAAGATATTACACGAGGAATG GTGATTGCAAAGCCTGGTAGTGTGAAAACGTCGAAGAAATTTGAGGCGGAGATATATGTACTAACAAAGGATGAAGGTGGTCGGCACACTGCTTTTTTCTCAAACTATAGGCCTCAGTTCTACATGAGGACTGCTGACATTACTGGTAAAGTGGAGTTGCCTGAAAATGTCAAGATGGTTATGCCTGGTGATAATGTTACTGCTACTTTTGAGCTGATATCTCCAGTTCCTCTTGAAACAG GACAAAGATTTGCCCTGAGAGAGGGTGGCAGAACGGTTGGTGCTGGGGTTGTTTCCAAAGTACTGAGCTGA
- the LOC132609637 gene encoding uncharacterized protein LOC132609637, with amino-acid sequence MVEGCLMASNGYPPWLFSPPEQNIGRVSKDSLPFYPIPGVNQDTVKSSCASLRLNQRLDLWKPMSRLLAGNPFVRILSSVEGPVHIDVQDNHLNSVLFSFGIAEQCTRQEKILKYLRSRSNDVERGGIDMSILLDLMGPLAHAIDMHQQQFASYIDQQSHDDAKSPPSLVYPSAALHLWEPSLNLIGLNSGNMIHSDGRLLVSGASARVEMKDILSIISEFYFSKDSIKCTKHAMLVPYFDRKTCKTKAKGESTAQKLDVNAASLRSPQKTKYQTSPQKKSNKKAVKERDIYRNNYLHACESLMSIIVDKKRHGKTAILSLKKSGPQLPQFLTTFSASIAGTGIAVLFSVVCKLACGRIVFSAPKLLNTSLGLGLIWLSWAVNNLRDTVVVINRSPGKLDMIEDDMMNNLDKNVKEIYFRAATLLAVVVLRLA; translated from the exons ATGGTTGAAGGTTGTCTTATGGCTTCTAATGGTTATCCTCCTTGGTTATTTTCACCTCCAGAGCAGAACATAGGAAGGGTGTCAAAG GATAGTCTTCCTTTTTATCCTATTCCTGGAGTGAATCAAGATACGGTGAAGTCAAGTTGTGCTAGCCTAAGGTTGAATCAAAGACTGGATTTATGGAAACCAATGAGTCGGTTATTGGCAGGCAATCCCTTTGTCAGGATCCTATCAAGCGTTGAGGGACCAGTACATATAGATGTGCAAG ACAATCACTTGAACTCAGTGCTCTTCAGCTTTGGGATTGCTGAACAATGCACAAGGCAGGAGAAGATTCTGAAGTACCTTAGGTCTAGATCAAATGATGTAGAAAGGGGTGGAATAGATATGTCTATACTCTTAGATCTCATGGGCCCACTGGCACATGCGATAGACATGCATCAACAACAATTTGCTTCTTATATCGACCAACAATCTCATGATGATGCTAAGTCTCCGCCATCTCTTGTTTATCCAAGTGCTGCACTCCACCTATGGGAACCTTCTTTAAATTTGATAGGTCTCAATTCTGGAAATATGATTCATTCTGATGGCCGTCTATTAGTTAGTGGTGCCAGTGCTAGAGTTGAGATGAAGGACATACTTTCAATTATCTCCGAGTTCTACTTCTCAAAGGACTCAATCAAATGCACAAAACACGCAATGCTGGTTCCATACTTTGACAG GAAGACATGCAAGACAAAGGCTAAAGGTGAAAGTACTGCTCAGAAGCTTGACGTGAATGCAGCATCTCTAAGGAG TCCTCAGAAAACTAAGTACCAGACATCACCCCAGAAAAAGAGCAACAAGAAAGCAGTTAAAGAGAGAGATATCTACAGAAACAATTACCTCCATGCATGTGAAAGCCTTATGTCCATAATAGTTGACAAGAAACGGCATGGGAAAACTGCAATACTTTCATTGAAGAAATCAGGTCCCCAACTACCACAATTTCTGACCACGTTCTCTGCTAGCATAGCTGGAACCGGCATAGCTGTCCTTTTCTCTGTTGTCTGCAAACTAGCTTGTGGAAGAATTGTCTTTTCTGCGCCTAAATTGTTGAACACCAGTTTAGGCCTTGGACTTATATGGCTTTCTTGGGCTGTCAATAATTTGAGGGACACCGTTGTTGTGATCAACAGAAGTCCAGGCAAGTTGGATATGATAGAGGATGACATGATGAATAATTTGGACAAAAATGTGAAGGAAATCTACTTCAGAGCTGCAACTTTGCTGGCGGTTGTAGTATTGAGGCTTGCTTga